The following proteins come from a genomic window of Crassostrea angulata isolate pt1a10 chromosome 1, ASM2561291v2, whole genome shotgun sequence:
- the LOC128191222 gene encoding uncharacterized protein LOC128191222 codes for MVVVVTTGSLIEEFLVNGKETSRVSIKSQKCTWNTTDSYLGTTVETSFSVVLYVEIQKSSFIVPPVQNLGKSYTLMTYWDETVHSSESWFVISAPVDSTSVYLDSAHVKRFSPSFHKTWLHQGDVFQFDLNEGESVFVRCRFDLSGIIINGSKALFVAMGAMDKDGEFVSVQLPSDKWGQRFLIDDVGPINIWGDNNTTLSVITSAKEVHMEVYQDFPVLLSLPDNQTYPCLLHFSKPVLVFQKLLIVQLSESTSRTKTVIPVHKYLHKSVFSIEIMNICFPEHLRFSLNDSIFRAANIANQTIDIEEERFSSAKIAYYNSDNQTTIKELRRKYSNMTTFSGYLFCRFSLPRFYPHPALWHVYLCNTSKDAWCDGLRENGPTLIRMMHDPYIASSIASVTFSLVSGLGAAVVFVALAYLADQIRTRITGSSRIGVVIE; via the exons ATGGTTGTTGTCGTCACTACCGGTTCCTTGATAGAAGAGTTCCTCGTTAACGGCAAGGAAACATCACGTGTGTCGATAAAGAGCCAGAAATGCACATGGAACACTACCGATTCATATTTAG GTACAACAGTAGAAACGTCTTTCTCCGTGGTTCTTTACGTTGAAATACAGAAAAGCAGCTTTATAGTTCCTCCTGTTCAAAATCTTGGTAAAAGCTACACTTTAATGACGTATTGGGACGAGACCGTCCATTCTTCTGAGTCGTGGTTTGTGATATCTGCTCCAGTGGATTCAACCTCGGTTTACTTGGACTCTGCACATGTAAAAAGGTTCTCTCCATCTTTCCACAAGACATGGTTACATCAGGGCGACGTCTTCCAGTTTGATCTGAATGAAGGGGAATCTGTGTTTGTGCGTTGCAGATTTGATCTTTCTGGAATCATCATCAATGGTAGTAAAGCTTTGTTCGTTGCTATGGGAGCAATGGACAAAGACGGAGAATTTGTTTCGGTTCAGTTGCCGAGTGATAAGTGGGGCCAAAGATTTCTTATTGATGACGTGGGCCCCATCAACATTTGGG GTGACAACAATACAACATTGAGTGTGATAACTTCAGCCAAGGAAGTACATATGGAGGTTTACCAGGATTTTCCAGTCTTGCTCTCTTTACCAGACAACCAAACCTATCCGTGTCTTCTTCATTTTTCAAAGCCTGTTTTAGTATTTCAGAAACTTTTAATCGTGCAACTTTCTGAATCTAcatctagaacaaaaaccgtcaTTCCAGTACATAAATACTTGCATAAAAGTGTGTTTTCTATTGAAATAATGAATATCTGTTTTCCTGAACACCTtcgtttttctttaaatgattcGATCTTTAGAGCAGCAAACATTGCAAACCAAACAATCGATATAGAGGAAGAACGGTTCTCAAGCGCCAAGATTGCTTACTATAATTCCGATAATCAAACAACTATAAAGGAATTACGTAGAAAATATTCGAACATGACAACTTTTTCCGGCTACTTATTTTGTAGGTTTAGCCTTCCACGCTTTTATCCACATCCGGCGCTCTGGCACGTATATCTGTGTAATACAAGCAAAGACGCTTGGTGTGATGGTTTAAGGGAGAACGGACCAACATTAATCCGGATGATGCACGATCCATACATAGCATCGTCTATTGCCTCTGTCACCTTTTCACTCGTGTCTGGTCTTGGGGCTGCCGTTGTCTTCGTTGCACTAGCGTACCTCGCAGACCAGATCAGAACTAGAATCACTGGATCAAGCCGCATTGGTGTCGTTATTGAATAG
- the LOC128158521 gene encoding uncharacterized protein LOC128158521: MKILFALAVFMLVILFTEGKLDKATKPVQSFRSTSSKGNLSPFLRKIRSTHGLEQELLTTSDDKQEEEVDEVGTKLMDEFMLFLSLKETGLLDMCLSSMK; the protein is encoded by the exons ATGAAGATTTTATTTGCTTTAGCTGTTTTTATGCTGGTCATCCTTTTTACAGAAGGAAAATTGGAT AAGGCAACAAAACCTGTGCAAA GTTTCAGGAGCACGTCATCAAAAGGAAACCTGTCTCCATTTCTTAGAAAAATCC GCAGTACACATGGTTTAGAGCAGGAATTGCTAACGACAAGCGATGACAAACAAGAGGAAGAGGTAGACGAGGTTGGAACCAAGTTAATGGATGAGTTCATGTTGTTTCTGTCACTGAAAG AAACTGGGTTGCTTGACATGTGCCTGTCGTCAATGAAATGA
- the LOC128158494 gene encoding LOW QUALITY PROTEIN: complement decay-accelerating factor, GPI-anchored-like (The sequence of the model RefSeq protein was modified relative to this genomic sequence to represent the inferred CDS: deleted 1 base in 1 codon) has protein sequence MKIPYFLIHLTVYLTTEFSEGQKYNCEKPKLKNGTVRIRSRGQVVRFRCNRPLWLAGTKLALCIKDVWNLPVPLCVAPGIKCPKQKFSKDLLVNESLNHGFLVFSCKPGLILEGNDKIYCDGSQWSDETPKCVYHVSTEATTDPLATAAVSTETGHSSNQSAPTTETYSTDNNRQETKPTEQPSTKAKPTEQSTTSATVKSSERSKTTENITTLTTAEPSREAKTEPKGTTTFPPSSTQKPQKPTSASSPTTTEVKTTTAAPAKTSSISSIQSTTVTRSMDSATSKLTDQQKRRKCENDISDLQKQVLQADLCRIKEETELSKLQKEKVSLEIKKLKYEVSLYGVQS, from the exons ATGAAAATACCTTATTTTCTAATTCATCTGACCGTTTATCTGACGACCGAGTTTTCTGAAG gacaaaaatataattgtgaaAAGCCAAAACTG AAAAATGGTACCGTTAGAATTAGAAGCAGAGGCCAGGTCGTGAGATTCCGTTGCAATAGACCTTTATGGCTTGCTGGAACGAAACTAGCACTATGTATTAAAGATGTTTGGAATTTACCAGTTCCTTTATGTGTAG CGCCTGGAATAAAATgtccaaaacaaaaatttagcAAAGATCTTCTGGTTAATGAAAGTTTGAACCATGGATTTTTGGTATTTTCTTGCAAACCAGGCTTAATTCTAGAGGGAAATGATAAGATTTACTGTGACGGGTCACAATGGAGTGACGAAACGCCCAAATGTGTTT ATCATGTTTCCACTGAAGCAACAACAGATCCATTAGCAACAGCAGCTGTAAGCACGGAAACCGGACACAGTAGCAACCAATCAGCGCCAACGACTGAGACATATTCCACAGATAACAACAGGCAAGAGACAAAACCTACAGAACAACCGAGTACAAAGGCCAAACCTACAGAACAATCGACCACATCGGCCACCGTAAAATCGAGTGAAAGATCAAAAACCACAGAAAACATTACTACATTAACCACTGCAGAACCGAGTAGAGAAGCAAAAACTGAACCAAAGGGAACCACGACTTTTCCACCAAGCTCTACACAGAAACCACAAAAACCGACTTCAGCATCGTCTCCCACCACAACCGAGGTAAAGACTACCACAGCAGCCCCTGCTAAAACATCCTCAATATCCAGCATACAATCAACCACTGTTACGAGATCGATGGATTCTGCAACTTCAAAGCTAACTG ATCAAcagaaaagaagaaaatgtgaaaatgatATATCAGATCTAcagaaacaagttctacaaGCTGACCTGTGCAGAATCAAGGAAGAGACTGAACTTAGTAAGCTACAGAAAGAGAAAGTGTCACTGGAaattaaaaaactgaaatatGAAGTTTCACTTTACGGTGTCCAATCATAA